The sequence ATGCAAGTACTACTTGGAAGTCTGTGTTTAAAAACTTTaactttatttattaactttCAGTTAATTCTCATTAATTAATACCTTCCCTGTCTTTTTTATGATTCTCTTCATTTTAGTTTGATGACAGTCAACAAGAGGCCACAGAGAGCagtgaggaagagacagaggctGAGGGCCCCCCAGCTATTACCAACCCACCACTACCATTCCCACCTAGACCTCCACCTGTCCAGGAGTCCAGAGCCCAGAGAAAAAAACGAAAGCCTACAAGGGacgtggagatggagatggagaaggagaaggtggaCATTCTTCGGAATGTCTCAACAACTTTGCTTGCCGCAGGCAAAGATGTGGAGGATATTTTTGGGAAGCAGGTGGCTTGTGAGCTTAAACATGTGCAGGACAAAACTACACGCTTGAGACTACGCCGAAACATAATGTTAATGCTCTATGATGCCCAGGAGAATGAGCAGAGAACAGCTAACCCTGCTCAAACTTCTTGGCCAGAGCAGAGCACAGGCCACACACCTCTGCAAACCCACAACATGCCTCCACAGCACAATACTATGGGCTACAATTATGACTAGTATCAAAGAGACATTATAGAACTCGCCAAttgttattttaatttatttattgcatTTGTTAAATATTAGGTAAATTGTTTGTTCCTTTATTTATCGTGTTGCATCCCATTGGTTTACTGTCTAACTATCATAACACTGTTATAACGAACTGATAAAtaatagtatagtagtagtagtagtataaatagatagtatataataaatagtataaagaaaatgacaataaatatttgttaaatgttgattttctgtcTAACATAACACTGTTGTAACTAATaaatagtagtatagtagtagtaatagcatAAATAAGtatagtatataataaataGTATAAACAAGATGATAATAAATACTCTGTAAATATTGGTTTACTGTCTAACTAACAACACTGTTGTAACTAACTAATAAATAGTATAATagcgtaaataaataaatagtatatTATAAATAGTATAAACCAattgataataaataaatatcaatgcaaaacattttcaaatcatATCCTCCTGCCAATCAACGGATCCTTCAGAGGATTGAAAATATGCCTTCAGCAGGTCACGCTGGTCTTTAGCAGTGGTTGTGGCATTCCGCGCCCTACTCAATGCCACAGAGTCAAGATCTCCACCTCTTCGCCATGTTCCGGCAATGACTCTGTGGTTCTCGTCCTCTCTGTCCACAAAGACTGGAGGCACGTAGGCCTCTGATTTTTCCCTCAGGAAATTGTGGAGGGCAAGGGCAGCAAGGGTGATGCAAGTTACCTTATCTGGTTCAATAGAAATATTTGTTAGGAACACACGTAATCTATTTGTCAATATGCCAAATGCATTTTCCACAGTTCGCCTTGCTCTACATAATCTATAATTGAAAATTCGCTGTCCATGATCAAGGTTTCTGTGGGGATAGGGCTTGATAAGGTCAGAACGGAGAGGGAATGCTTCATCACCAACAAACATATAGGGCATGATTAAATCTGTATTGGGAAGTGGCTCAGGGCGGGGAAAATGTAACAGGTCTCTGTCCATGGCACTGCGGAGATCTGAGTGTCCAAACAGACTTGCGTCCGACATTCGGCCCTGAGTGCCAACACTTGCATAAATGAATTTGTAGTTGGCATCTACAACTGCCATTAGCACAATTGAGAACCTGCCTTTGTAATTATAAAACGAACTTCCTGATTTGGCAGGGGGCTGAATGTAGATGTGTTTCCCATCAATTGCACCTAAGCAATGAGGAAATTGCCATTTGTCTTCGAATCCGCTCGCTATCTCTCGCCACTCTGACTCAGTTGTTGGTGTCTGAAAAAtagacaaaaataaacaaatacagaaaTACTTGATTAGATCAGAAATATATCTAGCCAGAGGCAAatatcatttattaatttattaacttaTTAACTTATGAAATACCCCATTAGGGTATTTACGACAAATATTTTAGGCTACATAGTAGATGGAGGATGTTATATATGTCATTTTATAAATGTCCTGTAGTTGGCAGTACTGTCTAAATACATCATAATGGTAAACATCTCCCTAGGTTGCTCTGTAATGCTCATGGAAATGATATCATCACAATAAGGTTTGTTGTGATGTCAAACAAAGAAAGGATATTACAATACCTTCATGTGATCTTCCTTCAAAACAATGTACAATGCTTGGCAGGTCTCCATTACAATCAAGCCAACAGTAGACCTGCCAATCCTGTACTGGAAGCTCAGTGACCTGAAAGACTCACCTAAGAAGGCAAACaggttatgtgtgtaaataataAGATTTAATAATACATCATTCTGTTCAAAATCATTCCATTTAGGCCTACCAGTTGCAAGGAATCTGAGGGTTAAGGACAATCTCTGTCCGGCACTGATGGCCCTTCTCATTTTTGTGTCCGTCTTTTTGATGAGAGGCTCAACTTTCCCCAGAAGGAGTTGAAAGTCCTCGACGCTCATCCTCAGGAACTCACGGAACCCTTTCCTATCAGTCACctgcatgataaaaaaaaaaactttcattACTGCATATACTGCAAGTGTTGTTTTGGGGTACAAGTAGACCTACAGAGAAAACTAAATGTGGTTGGTTTCTAAATGGTAGTGCAAAATAGCGGTTAAGGTGCGGTTTGAACGTGATTGGCATATAGTGCaatataagtaggcctacagtatagTTAATTAATAGGGTGGGATAGTGCAGGggtaattaaaacaaaacaaagtaaaGTAACGAGGTATGAGAAAATAAGATGGATATAACGGGTAAGAGCAACATAGATGGACAGTACGGTAAGTAGGCTATTAAAAGTTTGATAATATAATATGAGTGTTGGCAGTTGACACAGTCTTCACGAGCGTACATTTCATGAGCATACGATAACGTCAATTATTATGTAAATGAAACATTACCTCCAGTTCGGTAAGTAGCACCGACATCCCGAACTCTCCTCTTCTTGCAACCCAAGAACGAGTCCAcaatcttttcttctttttcttctttttcgtcTCTGTGAAGAGGACCGCCAACATAATGCCTAGTGCTAGGTATTCGGGATCCATCGTTGACGCTTCGTTGCCAGGCTACGTTGTTGCTGCGTCTACTTTGTATAGTTCATGTCACGCGCAACGCAACTACTGTGAGGAATTGCCgcattgagcagatataaaCAAACGTGCAAACGTGAATGATACAAAGTAGAGAGCATCGCACCGCCGAATCTTGTTGTGTGGCCAGTCTTACTACGAGACAAGCcccgatttcctggctctgagatcgtatagtaataataataataataataaataaaatgtatatagcgcttaatatggtactcatatctttttttcttgaatctttggtctgaactgggctttaaagAGTACCATACGCTTAaagtgtgacatgttaaatcgtggaggaatgtctgagaatcttgtagtgtggccagtcttacgACGAGACAAGCCCCGATTTCCTGACTCTGCgatcgtatagtgtgacatggtaaatcgtggaggaatgtcTGATAATCGTGTAGTCTGACCGGGCCATAACGTCAGGTCTGTGTCCACGAACTATCACAcgcacttgttttaaaaagtatacaaggaaagcaaaaaattgcattggcatacccacagctagttagccaagcctgacccaaactctggaaaaacttctcttgtatgctctatccttttctcttgctttTTGGGTTATGTTCACTTCTGGCTTTTCTGCTCAGAGTTCTTTTACTAGCAATTTCTCTGCAAGTGTTCTTCTTTCGAAGGGATTCATAAGCAAAGACTTAACTGAATTTGGGGCTAGCTGAactcacagggaaacagtggaagcagtactcaaagtcgccatcttgctgatctctgaggtaatGGATAATGCGCGGTTACGCGCAGTGGACGGTGCACTGCGCTTGGGGCTATATCTTGAGCGCCATACAATTCGACAACGCTGATTGGCGAAAttatgtacttttctgcctagCAACGGGGGAACCATTGGCTAATAATTCAGGCATGTGGAACGTTGAACATGTCAGTGAATGAAGATTTAATTATAGGGGATTCTAAAGATATTCtaaagcagtggttttcaaactgtggggcgcgccagagtttttcagggggggcgcgacgtgagaaaaaaattatccgaaaaaaaccctgaaagacgatgattcaaatcatcagtcgtacttcaactgtagaagtaacataactaaatcaattttccaccgtttatcttcgtgcaaaccatttaacaaatctacacacttgaatcttcaataatatctaaacagaatttcgatatcatttaaaatgtcttcagaatcgcagttttagtttcatactgcttcgttttcagctgttttcattgaagacgtcagcccattctgatacacctacttctagacatcttaactcattcctttttcaaccgtttaccatcgttcaaaccattaaacaaatctacacacttgtatcttcaatactatctaaacggaattttgatagcatttatacttttttcagaatcacagttttagtttcaaaccggcgtcgttttcagttgctgataataatttaggtcaccatagcaacgccggtaaacaaaccccgccgaatagtcgaatctctggactgaaaaggcagatctgattcgactcagaaaattcagagtcggggaatGAATCTATAAACTGGCAGTTTaaacagattaagatgttcaaatgtatttaaaaaaggttatgctaaaacatgcttagataaagttgttaaattatgttgtttaaaaacacaaaaaattgttgtaatgtttcagaaatatgtttaaaaaatatgttaattttttttttttaacgtttcaaaaatatgttccaaatgttttaaaattatgatcggagatgtttgaaatgtgtaaaataattaaaatagctttcaaaacacaggtatttagaaaataaaattggggggggggggctcagctgaatttttttctctgagggggggctcactctctcacactttgaaaacccctgttcTAAAGCAAATGCATTATtcgaatgcaattaaaatagattaaatctcaaaatgagaagattaaaaaaaatatatataaatatatttataaaagaaAAGGTGGCCGGTCGGCGGGAGggcggcgccccagcgccctctataggcgagccgccactgcttataactataaaactaaagatcagacgtaatcactgactaaagattatgcaagtaaaaagtatatttctcgctagaaatgttattagaaacaagttTAACGGTGATTCGGtactaaaataggcctattgcatttcccattcgattaataaagaaaatcaagcccgagcccgtccacgttctgtccgagcccggcccgccccgacacattaactgtaattatgagcccgagcccgatttcaacccaacattttttttaatacatataactttgtacacatttgttactaggtctactctgctaaatatatagcctatgtaagggataatgcatagaacgccggtcattatcgggaaaataagccccaccagggcgaacagtacaccgacgcgcagcgaaggtgtcttgcttcgccctgaagggtcttattttcgataatgaccggcgacgttctatacatctcatctcatcttcgtccgcttatccggggtcggttcgcgggaggagcagctcaagcagggggccccggacttccctttcctgggccacattgaccagctctgacggggggatcccgaggcgttcccaggccagtgttgagatataatctctccacctagtcctgggtcttcccccaggtctcctccccactggacgtgcctgaaacacctcccaagggaggcgcccagtgggcaaccttgccagatgcccgaaccatacattctatacattagcccgcttattacacggctacttgccaaaacgaacaaaataacttcacatgctgtgtcttttttacaatttatttgttaccagcattcgtagtgttggatcagcagagaaataatttgtccgcaaagacggttacgtcgcttagcaacggaagacgctggggttgacaagtcaccggactactacccatgcaagtgaacggagcgttccacggcattgagaagacccgtgtaataaagacctattatatttctgtttatggcatagatttctcctcagattaggccaatgataaaataaaaataaaaacaaaggcccggcccgaggatagtggtgggaaatatcggcccgacccggcccgtggGTCGGatcgggtcgggctcgggcagagaatctaaacactgacttgaactacttagcaggtgtctgtaggcctatatcaggagttaatacacaccctgcagccaatcagaatacgagtattcccccagactgtggtataaacaatattattcacgagttatagtcaacccctacacatcaatattaatgataacccattaaatacgataTGATCTCTAGATGTcttggcaacgtccgctcgcgacactggacttgcgaggcatcgacgcggacttccattcacatagccaaaaacaagacaatagatctatggctagatcaaaacatcaagacatacaattatataaagaacagatgaagcagctaccctattttccttcgcggtttgcctacagagcagcgcacctgcatttaatatatccgtgaattgtcacaatttctcagaatcaaaaggtgaaagtagaaacgggtggcctaaagctgtcatattgttagttatcacagataAGTTTAAGTAGAAaggggtggccaaaagctgtcatattgttagttatcataGACATTTTTTAACaagtacggagctccttaagggacattaaggagaacgctcccggacagaaccttagtttggaagtcgtgcttggTGACatgacaaatacttccaattgaaatacatgagtttgaaatttgtgctttatGCAGGGTTGCCAACAGTCAAGCCCCTTGCGTGACTCTCACGCTTTCACCATCAATCTCACGCTGTCACGCACACGCAAGAAATGTCAcgccaaaataaaaaatcctcccGTTCATTTTCTGCGGGAGCAGACTAACAGCTGTATCATCTGCCTACCTACAACGTGATCACGGCAGTATTCTCTGATCGTTGATTCGCTGAAAACCACGCACATGATACTAAGTTGCGTTTGAAAAGGTCAGAGAGAGTTCAGAGCCGGAGTCGGAGCCCACTGATGCGCGTTTGGGGAtgggtcggtcgcgaccgattcgttcacaacgaatgaatcccgaacgtgaacgacaagaacttgttccccaaaacaagaagaactggttctttgattcttttttttttaacataaaacaaaaatatggttacgtaaataaaatatacaaacgaacagagcttcgtctccctgccaccttatatcgattgagtctacaacgtactcaaagattcagccaatgagaggtagcaat is a genomic window of Gadus chalcogrammus isolate NIFS_2021 chromosome 23, NIFS_Gcha_1.0, whole genome shotgun sequence containing:
- the LOC130376803 gene encoding uncharacterized protein LOC130376803 isoform X1 is translated as MKVFFFIMQVTDRKGFREFLRMSVEDFQLLLGKVEPLIKKTDTKMRRAISAGQRLSLTLRFLATGRPKWNDFEQNDVLLNLIIYTHNLFAFLGESFRSLSFQYRIGRSTVGLIVMETCQALYIVLKEDHMKTPTTESEWREIASGFEDKWQFPHCLGAIDGKHIYIQPPAKSGSSFYNYKGRFSIVLMAVVDANYKFIYASVGTQGRMSDASLFGHSDLRSAMDRDLLHFPRPEPLPNTDLIMPYMFVGDEAFPLRSDLIKPYPHRNLDHGQRIFNYRLCRARRTVENAFGILTNRLRVFLTNISIEPDKVTCITLAALALHNFLREKSEAYVPPVFVDREDENHRVIAGTWRRGGDLDSVALSRARNATTTAKDQRDLLKAYFQSSEGSVDWQEDMI
- the LOC130376803 gene encoding uncharacterized protein LOC130376803 isoform X2, translating into MKVFFFIMQVTDRKGFREFLRMSVEDFQLLLGKVEPLIKKTDTKMRRAISAGQRLSLTLRFLATGESFRSLSFQYRIGRSTVGLIVMETCQALYIVLKEDHMKTPTTESEWREIASGFEDKWQFPHCLGAIDGKHIYIQPPAKSGSSFYNYKGRFSIVLMAVVDANYKFIYASVGTQGRMSDASLFGHSDLRSAMDRDLLHFPRPEPLPNTDLIMPYMFVGDEAFPLRSDLIKPYPHRNLDHGQRIFNYRLCRARRTVENAFGILTNRLRVFLTNISIEPDKVTCITLAALALHNFLREKSEAYVPPVFVDREDENHRVIAGTWRRGGDLDSVALSRARNATTTAKDQRDLLKAYFQSSEGSVDWQEDMI